Within Lentimicrobiaceae bacterium, the genomic segment TTTTTTTTGATTGTTAATATAAAGCTCTAATCTTTAGCTTGCGAACAACATAATATATGATTGCGAAACCTACAACCATAAGAGCTGCAAATTTAAGTATTTTCTGAACATTACTCTGAAACGGTGACACAGGAGCGACACCAGCCGGGAGCTTGTCTGAAAAAAATTTATCAGCTAATTCTCCAAGTCCAATCCCAGCTAACACCTTGACAGCGAACATTATGCCTTTGATTATTACACCCATTTTGATTTTTTTTTTTGTGATACAAAGAATAATAAAAGACAAATTTGTCCTTTATTATTTGAAAAGTCAAGAAAAAAACAATAAAAATTAATATAAAGTCAGAAAAAAAATAATAAAAAGTCAGAATAATAAAAGATATGAAGATCTTTTTCTCTTAAAATAAGGCATAAAAAACGGTAATTTGCAACATATTTATCCATCATATATAACGATGGTGTGAATTTTACCAAAAAAAATACAATATAATAATCTTCATTCGCCACACATACCAGTCCATTAATCGCAAGTAGATAATCAATTAAACCAGCTGGTATAATATACCCACTACTTTTTACAAAATTATCGCAAAAAAACAGTCTATTATGTACATAATCCGCAAGCTGCTTATCAGTGACATTGGTATATTCCGGATTGTTTTTTATATCCGGGGCTTTTGAAACGTACTTTGCGGCATAGTTACACGCCCGGCGAATGGTTTTGATTATTGATTTACCTTTCCGAGTCTGGAGAGCGTTTGGCGAGAAACCGAGGTTGTCATAAAAAGTATGACACCAAGCCCGGTTAAGGACAGAATAATTAATATAAGGCATATCCATAAAACAATGGAAATGAGGACGACCAGCCTTAGTAAGTTCCTTAACGGCAACATAAGAAGCGAGACTATAATTTTTTTTAAGATTTTCAATGTATTTTGAAAAACACTCATTTGCATATCTGTTCGTGACATCATCTGGAAAAGTTAAAGTTATGAATTTGATTGTATTTGTGCGGAGGTTGAATTGCCTGATTATAGTTGATCGTACTATTTTTTTTTCAACATTAAATTTTTTTTGTTTTTTTCCGATAACCCGACCGCCTTTAGCTTTGTGGTTGCCAGCTCCCGCCCTAGTACACGTAATTTGTCCTGTTTCGTACAGTCTATACCTTAATTTCGTGTCATGATCAATTAACATATATATTGATTTACAGCGTATTACAAAGATTAATCGGATTAAGCAAAATGTTTTTGACAAGATCAAAACAAAACCGGGGCGCAAAAGTCATTACGACTAATCAGCACCCCGGGAAATGGACTACCACGGACGATTGGGGCGATGCCTTGAGCAAAAATCATCCACGCTCACCGCGGGGCGCATAGACACAGTACCCGGATTCCCAAATTTTTGGTCAATAACCAAACCGGGGACAGGAGGAGAGTACATACATTCCCCCGTATTGGGTGACATTTTACTTTTTCTAAAAAAAACACATTCTTTACACTTCATTTTCATTAATTTTCGAGTTTTCAAATTTTAAATTATCATATTGCCGCTGAAAATACTTCTCAGCAGCTATTAATTTTGACCGGGGTATAAGCTCCATATCTACGATATTTTGCACTTGTATCATCTTAGACAAGACCCCACATACTTCGCGCAATTGGATGCGTAATTTCACGCGTAAAATAGCCTCTTTTGTTGTCATAATTGCTTTGATTTGATTGCGTACTCAGAGCAAGGGCAAATGTAGATCACAAACTCATGACAAGTGAGTTTTTTTGCGGTTGTATTGCCACAATCACAAGCGTAATTGGTGATCATGTATAACCCAGCACAATTAAGCTCCGCGAACTTAATTGCTTTGTCCATTGAAGTAGTGTAATATTCTGTCATTACACAATCGTTTGATTCACAACATTGAGTCTGGCTAATGGATGCAATTTACACCCTGTTAGCTTAACAAACTGCCTTATTTCACAATCAGACGGTATAACAAACCGTTTCAAAGTTTTATTTCGCTTATTATTCAAGCAGTCCTGAAAATTAGCGTAAACAACTTCATTACTGTTGTTCAAATAAAGATAAACGGGTCTTTTTTTCATGATTTTTATTTATTGGTTTGTACGTCCGTAAATGTAAGTAGCGGATTAACACGTGTCAATTTTATTTGACGAACAAAAAAAATCCGGTGACAAACAGCCACCGGACATACATTAAACACAAAACATACAGCAAGACAAAATTATATAAGAGTAATTCTATAGCCATCAAAACGCATGAACTCATACCCGGTCACGACTATCCGGGAGAAATATAAATCCTGAGAATATACATTATTTGGGAACGTGAAATTATCGGTAACATCCCCAACTAAAGCAATATTTCGCAGCGTGAAAAACAAGACATTGCCATCATCATACAAAGCCACATGATTATTGAGAGCAGTTCCTAGGGCAGCATCCGTGCCAAATTCCACATTAATAGCCACGTATAACTTGAGCGCATTATACGTCACAAATTCAGACCCAGCAATTAAGCCTTGATAGAACAACCTTTCGTTTGAATCAACATCAAACGTATTATTAATATACCGTAGCAGATATTTACTCT encodes:
- a CDS encoding replication endonuclease yields the protein MLIDHDTKLRYRLYETGQITCTRAGAGNHKAKGGRVIGKKQKKFNVEKKIVRSTIIRQFNLRTNTIKFITLTFPDDVTNRYANECFSKYIENLKKNYSLASYVAVKELTKAGRPHFHCFMDMPYINYSVLNRAWCHTFYDNLGFSPNALQTRKGKSIIKTIRRACNYAAKYVSKAPDIKNNPEYTNVTDKQLADYVHNRLFFCDNFVKSSGYIIPAGLIDYLLAINGLVCVANEDYYIVFFLVKFTPSLYMMDKYVANYRFLCLILREKDLHIFYYSDFLLFFF